The following coding sequences lie in one Maribacter forsetii DSM 18668 genomic window:
- a CDS encoding Hsp20/alpha crystallin family protein yields MSLTKRNDVLFPALMNEIFRPDWFGGTENSRSSVPAVNIKENEKDFELELFVPGRVKDDFKIEIDDSVLTISAEIKEESKEIKENFTRKEFSISSFKRAFTLPDTVATDKIEATYEGGILKFNLPKKEEALPKPKRMIELK; encoded by the coding sequence ATGAGTTTAACAAAGAGAAACGACGTTTTGTTCCCGGCTTTAATGAATGAGATTTTTAGACCTGACTGGTTTGGTGGTACTGAGAATTCACGTTCATCTGTACCTGCTGTGAACATAAAAGAAAATGAGAAGGATTTTGAATTAGAGCTTTTTGTACCTGGTAGGGTCAAAGATGATTTTAAAATTGAAATTGATGATTCTGTTTTAACAATCTCTGCAGAAATTAAAGAAGAGAGTAAAGAAATAAAAGAAAACTTTACAAGAAAAGAGTTTAGTATCTCATCTTTTAAGAGAGCATTTACTTTGCCGGACACAGTTGCTACAGATAAAATCGAGGCGACGTATGAAGGTGGAATTTTGAAATTTAATCTTCCTAAAAAAGAAGAGGCTTTACCAAAGCCAAAAAGAATGATTGAGTTAAAGTAA
- the uvrB gene encoding excinuclease ABC subunit UvrB yields the protein MKFKVVSEFKPTGDQPNAIKELVKGINEKEKYQTLLGVTGSGKTFTVANVIEEVQKPTLLLAHNKTLAAQLYSEFKQFFPDNAVEYFVSYYDYYQPEAFIPTSGVYIEKDLSINEDIEKLRLSTTSSLLSGRRDVIVIASVSCLYGIGNPIEFQKNVISIKKDQVIARTKLMQQLVQSLYSRTMADFKNGNFRVKGDVVDVFPSYADHAYRIHFFGDEIEEIEAFDPFNNNIIEVYENLNIYPANMFVTSKDVLQNAIHNIQDDLVKQIDYFKDIAKPLEAKRLEERTNFDLEMIRELGYCSGIENYSRYLDGREPGTRPFCLLDYFPDDYLMVIDESHVTIPQVHAMYGGDRSRKVNLVDYGFRLPAAMDNRPLKFEEFEALQNQVLYVSATPADYELQLSQGVYVEQVIRPTGLLDPIIEVRPSLNQIDDLVEEIQIRVEKDERTLVTTLTKRMAEELAKYMDRINIRCRYIHSDVDTLERVEIMQDLRKGIFDVLIGVNLLREGLDLPEVSLVVILDADKEGFLRSNRSLTQTVGRAARNLNGLAIMYADKITASMQKTIDETNYRRQKQIQYNTDNNVTPTALNKSLDSVLSKNSVSTYHFIKEELRAAEPDMDYLTKEQIEKLIKDKRKAMEKAAKELDFMQAAKLRDEIKSLQEQE from the coding sequence ATGAAATTCAAAGTAGTATCAGAGTTCAAACCCACTGGGGATCAACCAAATGCCATTAAAGAATTGGTAAAAGGTATAAATGAGAAGGAAAAATACCAGACACTATTAGGTGTAACAGGTTCTGGTAAAACATTTACGGTAGCCAATGTAATCGAAGAAGTACAAAAACCAACGCTATTATTAGCGCACAACAAAACCTTGGCAGCTCAGTTATATTCAGAGTTTAAACAATTCTTCCCTGATAATGCGGTGGAATATTTCGTTTCCTACTACGACTATTACCAACCTGAGGCATTCATACCTACAAGTGGCGTTTACATTGAAAAAGATCTATCAATAAATGAAGATATTGAGAAATTACGCCTAAGTACTACTTCTTCGCTACTTTCAGGTAGACGAGATGTTATCGTTATTGCATCCGTTTCATGCCTATATGGTATTGGAAACCCAATTGAATTTCAGAAAAATGTCATCTCCATAAAAAAAGATCAGGTAATTGCCAGAACCAAGTTAATGCAGCAGTTAGTGCAATCATTATATTCTAGAACCATGGCAGATTTCAAAAATGGAAATTTCAGGGTAAAAGGAGATGTTGTAGATGTTTTCCCCAGTTATGCCGACCATGCTTATAGAATTCATTTCTTTGGTGACGAGATAGAGGAAATAGAGGCATTTGACCCATTTAACAACAATATTATAGAGGTATATGAGAATCTGAACATTTACCCTGCCAACATGTTTGTAACCTCTAAAGATGTATTACAAAACGCCATACATAATATTCAAGATGATTTGGTTAAGCAAATAGACTACTTTAAAGATATTGCCAAGCCACTTGAAGCTAAGAGATTAGAAGAACGCACCAATTTTGATTTAGAAATGATACGTGAGCTTGGGTATTGCTCTGGTATTGAAAACTATTCCAGATATTTAGACGGTCGTGAACCGGGTACAAGACCTTTCTGTTTATTAGATTACTTTCCTGATGATTACTTAATGGTGATTGATGAAAGTCACGTTACCATACCACAAGTTCATGCCATGTATGGTGGTGACCGTTCTAGAAAAGTAAATTTGGTAGATTATGGTTTTCGTTTACCTGCCGCAATGGACAATAGACCTTTAAAGTTTGAAGAGTTTGAAGCATTACAAAATCAGGTTTTATATGTAAGTGCAACACCTGCAGATTATGAATTACAACTAAGTCAAGGTGTATATGTTGAGCAAGTAATTAGACCAACAGGACTTTTAGATCCTATAATCGAGGTTAGACCAAGCTTAAACCAAATTGATGATTTAGTAGAAGAAATTCAAATTCGTGTTGAGAAAGATGAGCGGACTTTAGTGACCACTTTGACAAAAAGGATGGCAGAAGAGCTGGCTAAATATATGGACAGAATCAATATTAGATGTAGATATATTCATAGTGATGTGGACACTTTAGAGCGTGTAGAAATCATGCAAGATTTACGAAAGGGGATTTTTGATGTGCTCATAGGAGTCAATTTATTACGAGAAGGATTAGACTTACCAGAGGTTTCTTTAGTGGTAATTTTAGATGCCGACAAAGAAGGTTTTTTACGTAGTAATAGATCATTAACACAGACCGTGGGTAGAGCTGCAAGAAACCTAAATGGACTTGCAATTATGTACGCAGATAAGATAACTGCAAGCATGCAAAAAACGATTGACGAAACAAATTACAGAAGGCAAAAACAGATACAATATAATACTGATAATAACGTAACGCCAACTGCCTTGAACAAAAGTTTGGACAGTGTGCTTTCTAAAAATTCCGTCTCCACATATCACTTCATAAAAGAGGAGTTGAGAGCTGCCGAACCAGACATGGATTACCTTACAAAAGAACAAATAGAAAAGCTCATAAAAGACAAAAGAAAAGCGATGGAAAAAGCTGCAAAAGAATTAGATTTTATGCAAGCAGCGAAATTACGAGACGAAATAAAGTCATTACAAGAGCAAGAATAA
- a CDS encoding CAP domain-containing protein has protein sequence MKFSIIFLALILVVTSSCSKTDLNEDVMLESTSTALVVSDVNIDIELEIFDLVNGYRAENGLSELSYNNQAQSYTLDHNLYMISKDEISHDDFAQRSSELSVEVNATRVSENVGRSFSTAEGVFKAWLASASHLKNIEGDYTQTAISVSTSEDGTLYFTQVFIK, from the coding sequence ATGAAGTTTTCAATTATATTTTTAGCGTTGATTTTAGTAGTAACAAGTTCATGTAGCAAAACCGATCTTAATGAAGATGTAATGTTAGAAAGCACTTCAACGGCTTTGGTAGTATCAGATGTAAATATAGATATTGAATTGGAGATATTTGATTTGGTGAACGGTTATAGAGCTGAGAACGGTCTATCTGAATTATCATATAACAACCAGGCACAATCATATACGTTAGATCATAATCTTTATATGATTTCAAAAGATGAAATCAGCCATGACGATTTTGCACAGAGATCATCTGAATTGTCTGTAGAGGTAAATGCAACAAGAGTTTCAGAGAACGTTGGTCGAAGTTTTTCAACTGCAGAGGGAGTGTTCAAAGCTTGGTTGGCAAGTGCAAGTCACCTTAAGAACATAGAAGGTGATTATACACAAACTGCAATATCGGTTTCAACATCAGAAGATGGTACATTATACTTTACCCAAGTGTTCATCAAATAA
- a CDS encoding DUF2254 domain-containing protein — translation MDRLTNFLHQIRTRIAFYPTIISLTGLSLAFLMIYLEQKNISAYLIEVAPALVIDDTDTAKTILSTLIGGLISLTVFSFSMVMVLLNQASSNFSPRVLPGIISDQKHQIVLGLYIATILYNIFILISIEPTESTYQTPGFSVLLGIILVVGCLAAFIYFIHHISQAIQVGNILTAIHSRTKSEIRSIVKDQEKKSLKFPDQEHWKTYKITQTGYFYGILNDDLLELCKKNSLKIVIQLHKGQFILDGTIGFKTEKPLNSELKEKILGTLLFSHEELIGENYIYGFRQISEIGIKAMSPGINDPGTALNTIDYLTSLFLDLMRKADFEYLTDHNGENWTLIRSAKFSEVLFNVMATYRLYCKHDITVMRKLMHMLRTLKDHINNSNQLEIIEAEINELKIDAHNNIENKRDLGNIEADFISWS, via the coding sequence ATGGATAGACTAACCAACTTTCTACATCAAATACGAACCAGAATAGCCTTTTATCCCACTATAATCTCTTTAACAGGTTTATCATTAGCCTTTTTGATGATTTATCTGGAGCAAAAAAACATTTCTGCGTACCTCATTGAAGTAGCACCTGCATTGGTAATTGACGATACGGATACTGCAAAGACAATTTTAAGCACTTTAATAGGTGGACTTATCTCGTTAACGGTATTTAGTTTTTCTATGGTAATGGTTTTACTAAATCAAGCATCTAGCAATTTCTCTCCACGAGTATTACCAGGCATCATATCTGATCAGAAGCATCAGATTGTATTGGGTCTTTATATTGCAACAATACTTTACAACATTTTTATACTTATCTCTATTGAGCCCACCGAAAGTACCTATCAAACACCAGGTTTTTCTGTGCTACTGGGCATAATATTAGTTGTAGGTTGCTTAGCAGCTTTTATCTACTTTATACATCATATCTCTCAAGCCATACAGGTGGGAAATATCTTGACCGCAATTCATTCTAGAACAAAATCTGAAATAAGGTCAATTGTAAAAGATCAAGAAAAAAAATCTTTGAAATTTCCTGACCAAGAACATTGGAAAACCTATAAAATTACCCAAACCGGCTATTTTTACGGAATTCTTAACGATGATTTACTAGAGTTATGCAAAAAGAACTCATTGAAAATCGTAATTCAATTACATAAAGGACAATTTATTCTGGATGGTACAATTGGTTTTAAAACGGAAAAACCTCTGAATAGTGAATTAAAAGAGAAAATATTGGGCACACTTCTCTTTAGTCATGAAGAGCTTATAGGAGAAAACTATATTTACGGTTTTAGACAAATATCAGAGATTGGTATAAAAGCGATGTCACCAGGAATTAACGACCCAGGAACAGCTCTAAACACTATTGACTACCTAACATCGCTTTTTCTAGATTTAATGCGTAAGGCAGACTTTGAATACCTTACCGATCATAACGGAGAGAATTGGACACTTATTAGAAGTGCAAAATTTTCAGAAGTATTGTTTAATGTAATGGCTACATATAGACTTTACTGTAAACATGATATTACGGTTATGAGAAAACTAATGCACATGTTAAGAACACTTAAAGATCATATCAACAATTCTAATCAACTAGAAATAATTGAGGCAGAAATAAATGAATTAAAAATAGATGCCCATAACAACATAGAAAACAAAAGAGATCTTGGAAATATAGAAGCGGATTTTATTTCTTGGTCTTAA
- a CDS encoding OmpA family protein, translated as MKIKLLLTFLVLGSVCLSHSQTKETRANEYFANFKYDKAIALYTDIATKDKKPDVAIIQNLADSYFNMGDYTNAEKWYSKLYVLKGSEFGENNIIKLVQCLKADLDTERADEVLFSYYEDQDRLQMILAQQKHLDSLLLTDAKYQMDTLNFNSPKSDFSPAFYLDEKIVFSSTRDSVKAGGKIYPWNNQPYLDLYATRPMDAGYVPEKFAANRLSDFHDASVVLSKDKERIYITRNYFKKGKLDANKDGLSNMQIVKGKVYDGEVNDIVELSINDKEYSCGHPALSSDGRYLYFTSNMPGGFGGSDIYVVALSRDGSVVSEPLNLGPAINTNGREMFPYVVNDVLYFSSDGHYGLGGLDLFKSKIISKDEYSLPINMGKPFNSNMDDFSLIMEEEFANGYFASNRLGGVGDDDIYSFEKMAPVDCLTYSGQVLNEITKEPIPFANIEVKNSKDGLREILLTDEQGNYEINLPCDRQNRLVFFKERYSKKIVMVTTTKEPQDPSFDNVVFLTPYDMIVENDGEVEKIKVDPIYFDYDKSAITSRAEIELKKVLFAMQQFPDMRIKIESHTDSRGSDSYNLRLSDNRAKSTRDYLLSQGISQNRIQSANGYGETMLINNCSNGVKCSDQDHLVNRRSDFIIINENIVSK; from the coding sequence ATGAAAATAAAATTACTACTTACATTCTTAGTATTGGGTTCGGTTTGTTTGTCTCACTCACAGACCAAAGAAACACGTGCAAATGAATACTTTGCAAATTTTAAATATGATAAGGCTATAGCGCTATATACAGATATAGCTACAAAAGATAAAAAGCCAGATGTTGCCATTATTCAAAATTTAGCAGATAGCTATTTTAACATGGGTGATTATACCAATGCAGAAAAATGGTATTCTAAGCTATACGTTTTAAAAGGTAGTGAGTTTGGCGAAAATAATATTATAAAACTGGTTCAATGCCTGAAGGCAGATTTGGATACAGAAAGGGCTGATGAAGTTCTATTCTCTTATTATGAAGACCAAGATCGTTTGCAGATGATTTTGGCACAACAGAAGCATTTAGATAGTCTGTTACTAACAGATGCCAAATATCAAATGGATACTCTAAACTTTAATAGTCCAAAATCTGATTTTTCTCCTGCTTTTTATCTAGATGAAAAAATTGTTTTCTCTAGCACAAGAGATTCTGTAAAAGCTGGTGGTAAAATTTACCCGTGGAACAATCAGCCTTATCTAGATTTATATGCAACCAGACCTATGGATGCTGGTTATGTGCCTGAGAAATTTGCTGCGAATAGATTATCAGATTTTCATGACGCGTCTGTTGTTTTATCAAAAGATAAAGAGCGTATTTACATTACTCGAAACTATTTTAAGAAAGGTAAACTAGACGCAAATAAAGATGGGCTATCAAATATGCAGATCGTAAAAGGAAAGGTATATGATGGCGAAGTCAATGATATTGTTGAACTTTCTATTAATGATAAGGAATATTCCTGTGGGCACCCAGCTTTAAGTTCAGATGGTAGGTATTTATACTTTACTTCAAATATGCCAGGTGGTTTTGGCGGGTCAGATATTTATGTGGTAGCCTTATCAAGAGATGGTAGTGTCGTTTCTGAACCTTTGAATTTAGGTCCGGCAATTAACACTAATGGTAGAGAAATGTTTCCTTACGTAGTAAATGACGTATTATATTTTTCTTCTGATGGTCATTATGGTCTAGGTGGGCTTGATCTATTCAAATCTAAGATTATAAGCAAAGATGAATATTCTTTACCTATTAATATGGGAAAACCATTTAATAGTAATATGGATGATTTCTCACTTATTATGGAAGAAGAATTTGCTAATGGATATTTTGCTTCTAACAGGTTGGGAGGTGTTGGTGACGATGATATTTACTCTTTCGAGAAAATGGCTCCTGTAGATTGTTTAACATATTCTGGTCAAGTATTAAATGAGATTACTAAAGAGCCAATTCCTTTTGCAAATATTGAAGTAAAGAATTCAAAAGATGGATTAAGAGAAATTCTTTTGACAGATGAGCAAGGCAATTATGAAATTAATTTGCCATGCGATAGGCAAAATAGATTAGTATTTTTTAAGGAAAGATACTCAAAGAAAATCGTGATGGTCACTACAACAAAAGAACCACAAGATCCTTCGTTTGATAATGTTGTTTTCTTAACGCCTTATGATATGATCGTAGAGAATGATGGGGAAGTTGAAAAAATAAAAGTAGACCCTATTTATTTTGATTATGATAAATCTGCAATTACCTCTCGTGCAGAAATAGAATTGAAGAAAGTACTTTTTGCTATGCAACAATTTCCAGATATGAGAATAAAAATAGAATCTCATACAGATTCTCGCGGTAGTGATAGTTATAACCTTCGTCTTTCAGATAATAGAGCAAAGTCTACTAGAGATTACTTGTTAAGTCAGGGAATATCGCAAAATAGAATACAAAGTGCCAATGGTTACGGTGAAACCATGTTGATCAATAATTGTAGTAATGGTGTTAAATGTTCTGATCAAGACCATTTGGTAAACAGAAGATCAGACTTTATTATAATCAATGAAAATATAGTTAGTAAATGA
- a CDS encoding PorP/SprF family type IX secretion system membrane protein, with translation MKNNISIIRIFTMLAFALVTMVGYAQQRPQYTQYMYNTQTLNAGYTGTQGTLAASLLYRTQWVGIDGSPETQSFSAHGLVKDRIGLGLTIVNDNLGASNNFEVNANFAYHIKTGSSTTLSLGLNAGIDMLSVDYSKGNFANGLDPVFQENLSELRPMVGAGIYYYGAKWYLGASSSNLLNSQIYDSDDDLITERKSQYYFMGGYVFDLSESVKFKPAVLTKHVAGSPITVDVSANFLLRERLSLGLAYRYDDAVSALAGFHMTDKFFLGYAYDYSTTGLGDYNSGSHEIILTYNLEGLKKRALSPRFF, from the coding sequence ATGAAAAATAATATATCAATCATAAGAATATTTACCATGCTCGCTTTTGCATTAGTGACTATGGTAGGTTATGCACAACAGCGACCTCAATACACACAATACATGTATAATACACAAACGTTAAATGCCGGTTACACAGGTACCCAAGGTACATTGGCGGCGAGTCTGTTATATCGTACACAATGGGTAGGTATTGATGGGTCTCCAGAAACCCAAAGCTTTTCTGCTCACGGTTTGGTTAAAGATAGAATAGGCTTAGGGCTTACAATAGTAAATGACAATTTAGGTGCTTCTAATAATTTTGAAGTAAATGCAAATTTTGCGTATCACATTAAAACAGGTAGCTCTACAACCTTATCGTTAGGTTTAAATGCAGGTATAGACATGTTAAGTGTAGATTACTCAAAAGGTAACTTCGCTAATGGTTTAGATCCTGTTTTTCAAGAGAATCTAAGTGAGCTTAGACCAATGGTCGGTGCAGGAATTTACTACTACGGTGCAAAATGGTACTTAGGCGCATCTAGCTCTAACTTATTAAATTCTCAGATTTATGATAGTGATGATGACCTTATTACAGAGAGAAAAAGTCAATACTACTTTATGGGTGGTTATGTTTTTGATCTTAGTGAGTCTGTCAAATTCAAACCTGCAGTACTAACAAAACATGTTGCCGGTTCGCCAATTACAGTAGACGTTTCTGCAAATTTCTTATTACGTGAACGCTTAAGTTTAGGTTTGGCATACCGGTATGATGATGCAGTAAGTGCTTTAGCCGGTTTTCATATGACTGATAAGTTTTTCTTAGGCTATGCTTATGATTATTCTACTACAGGTCTTGGTGATTACAATAGTGGTTCTCATGAAATAATATTAACCTACAATCTAGAAGGCTTGAAAAAGAGAGCCTTATCTCCAAGATTCTTCTAA
- a CDS encoding T9SS C-terminal target domain-containing protein encodes MKRKYINSILLILVFIVFLIGIQSAFGQQQFANAITSENQVDNSGRAIDGDFLSSAVVKANSGIAFGLGAYSGHIELEFPNQIPANQTSYIRLDTEDDLLPYLLGGNLGGLLADVAGFVLLGNQEFSVDVKNNNTSILQEDSGIANSFITNSMRVVTDKNGDYFMAVSPNENYNRIRLQNRVGSLVGLGTEKELNVYGASTSDGASNCLNADYTSFDGTGITLDLLNISGAGVTNPEFAIDDDLNTYSELGFGIVNVAATMSQTAYFDGVSDATDVFYVTLGVDPSLLQLGVLDNIQVSADDGTSTDVFTDNLSNLLNVDLLGLLTDVGTVTIPIETGTSVDRISIDLSSLLGVNLGQSIRIYDVYSAPSMPEIDVNSQNVVICEGSSASLVATTANPITEELLWYDAETDGNLLAVLGSGESFDTGVLSTSTTYYVAARKIGCINESPRESVTVTVSPIPTAADIEVNNNGIYCSSNDVVLVPTSGIDGTYDWFFDVNATNQITDNLIDGVVVYNISDSGTLTISGLDEGSSPYDYFVRLRTDDADCTNVDGDLKEVNVTVVDSNFNVESSLDTVLSLQDVLDVNNTNATISLVGSVSGDANEGDTVTISINDMNFTGNLDANLEYNIDIPGLDVLSDVDNAVELLISSGLCSVTDQLPIPIPELPIEDILQVFCASDNPTLLDLQLNLEDGVFFDALIGGNLLGADTPLVDGGVYFTGLLNLPIDVFARVAISVQIIDVDAPTASDSAQTFCESTSPTIGDLQVDQNEVVFYDSFVGGNILDPNDALVAGDYFVSRIENGCESEDRLQITAFIIDDVPATLIGQTENACVSTESYTYFTESNQTNYEWTVAGGVITDGGTATDDYVTVVWNELQNTSIQVAYLSTDTCNPNKELLTEIATMRCGEVLGAEFCLEVYNEFSPNSDGFNDFFEVECITDYGNTVRIYNRNGNLVFETQDYQNNWDGIANVGGVLNKGDHLPAGTYYYAINIPELNRDLVGWLHLAR; translated from the coding sequence ATGAAGAGAAAATACATAAATAGTATTCTATTAATTTTAGTTTTTATTGTATTCTTAATCGGAATACAATCTGCCTTTGGGCAACAACAATTTGCCAATGCGATTACTAGTGAAAATCAGGTCGACAATTCTGGTCGAGCAATTGATGGCGATTTTTTATCAAGTGCCGTAGTAAAAGCAAATTCAGGCATAGCATTCGGTTTAGGTGCTTATTCTGGGCATATTGAATTAGAGTTCCCCAATCAAATTCCTGCAAATCAAACAAGTTATATTCGTTTAGATACCGAAGATGATTTATTACCCTATTTATTAGGTGGAAATTTAGGAGGTCTTCTTGCCGATGTTGCAGGATTTGTTCTTCTTGGTAATCAAGAATTCTCTGTCGATGTCAAAAACAATAATACCTCTATACTTCAAGAAGATTCTGGAATAGCCAATTCTTTTATAACAAATTCGATGAGGGTAGTAACCGATAAAAATGGTGATTACTTTATGGCGGTTTCGCCAAACGAGAATTATAATAGAATACGACTACAGAATAGAGTTGGCTCATTAGTAGGTTTAGGTACCGAGAAAGAATTAAATGTATATGGTGCTTCAACTTCAGATGGCGCTAGTAATTGTTTAAATGCTGATTATACCTCTTTTGATGGTACTGGCATAACACTTGACTTATTGAATATTTCAGGTGCTGGTGTTACGAATCCTGAATTTGCAATAGATGATGATTTAAATACGTATTCCGAATTGGGTTTTGGTATTGTAAATGTGGCTGCGACAATGAGCCAAACAGCTTATTTCGATGGTGTTTCTGACGCTACAGACGTATTCTATGTTACTTTAGGGGTTGATCCTTCTTTATTACAATTGGGGGTACTTGATAATATCCAGGTTTCTGCCGATGATGGTACTAGTACAGATGTTTTTACTGATAACTTGAGTAATCTTCTAAATGTTGATTTATTAGGTTTGTTGACAGACGTAGGTACAGTAACGATTCCAATAGAAACAGGCACTTCAGTAGATAGAATTTCCATAGATTTAAGCTCTTTATTAGGGGTTAATTTAGGTCAGAGTATAAGAATTTACGATGTATACAGTGCGCCAAGTATGCCTGAAATTGATGTAAATTCTCAAAATGTAGTTATCTGTGAAGGTTCATCAGCCTCATTAGTAGCAACTACTGCAAATCCTATTACAGAAGAGTTATTATGGTACGATGCTGAAACAGATGGAAACCTTTTGGCAGTGTTAGGTTCAGGAGAGAGTTTTGATACCGGCGTACTATCCACTTCAACAACCTATTATGTTGCTGCTCGGAAAATTGGTTGTATAAATGAATCGCCAAGAGAGTCGGTAACGGTTACTGTTAGTCCTATTCCCACGGCAGCTGATATAGAAGTGAACAATAATGGAATCTATTGTAGTTCTAATGATGTTGTTTTAGTGCCAACCAGTGGTATTGACGGAACTTATGACTGGTTTTTTGATGTTAATGCGACAAATCAAATAACAGATAATTTGATTGATGGTGTTGTTGTTTACAACATATCTGATTCAGGTACATTAACGATTAGTGGTTTAGATGAAGGTAGTTCTCCATATGATTATTTCGTAAGATTACGTACTGATGATGCAGATTGCACCAATGTTGATGGAGATTTAAAAGAGGTGAATGTTACAGTGGTTGATTCTAATTTTAATGTTGAAAGTTCTTTAGATACCGTTCTTAGTTTACAAGATGTTTTAGATGTTAATAATACGAATGCTACTATTTCATTGGTAGGTTCGGTTTCTGGCGATGCTAATGAAGGTGATACAGTCACAATTAGTATTAATGATATGAATTTTACCGGTAATCTAGATGCAAACCTAGAATACAATATTGACATACCTGGTTTAGACGTTCTGTCTGACGTAGATAATGCGGTAGAATTATTAATCAGTTCTGGTCTTTGTTCCGTTACAGATCAACTTCCAATTCCAATTCCTGAATTGCCGATAGAAGATATACTACAGGTGTTCTGCGCATCAGATAATCCTACGCTACTAGACTTGCAGTTAAATTTGGAAGACGGGGTTTTCTTTGACGCCTTAATTGGGGGTAATCTTTTGGGTGCTGATACCCCTTTAGTAGATGGTGGAGTCTATTTTACAGGCTTGTTGAATTTACCAATAGATGTTTTTGCCCGTGTTGCAATTTCGGTTCAAATTATTGATGTTGATGCGCCAACTGCATCAGATAGTGCTCAAACGTTTTGTGAGTCTACATCGCCGACTATTGGTGATTTGCAAGTAGATCAAAATGAAGTGGTTTTCTATGATAGTTTTGTTGGTGGTAATATATTGGATCCTAATGATGCTCTTGTAGCTGGTGACTATTTTGTTTCTCGCATAGAAAATGGTTGTGAAAGCGAAGATAGATTGCAAATTACCGCATTTATAATCGATGATGTTCCAGCTACTTTAATTGGGCAAACAGAAAACGCATGTGTAAGCACTGAATCTTATACTTATTTCACTGAAAGTAATCAAACTAATTATGAATGGACAGTTGCTGGCGGTGTAATTACAGATGGCGGTACTGCTACAGATGATTATGTTACCGTAGTTTGGAACGAATTACAAAATACAAGTATTCAAGTTGCTTATTTGAGTACAGATACTTGTAACCCTAATAAAGAACTACTTACAGAGATTGCAACAATGCGCTGTGGTGAGGTACTCGGAGCAGAATTTTGTCTAGAAGTTTACAATGAATTTTCTCCAAACTCAGATGGATTTAATGACTTCTTCGAAGTAGAGTGTATCACTGACTATGGGAACACGGTACGTATTTACAACAGAAATGGAAATTTAGTTTTTGAAACCCAAGATTACCAGAATAACTGGGATGGAATTGCTAATGTAGGTGGAGTTCTTAATAAGGGTGATCATTTGCCTGCTGGCACCTATTATTATGCTATAAATATTCCAGAGTTAAATAGAGATTTAGTCGGTTGGTTACACCTAGCAAGATAA